The stretch of DNA GGTCCTCTAGGAACTGGAGGACCCAGGGGCAGCTGGGTATCAGAGGCTAATGGGACTCAGCCTATTCAATTATATAACAGCTGTGTATTGTGGCTGATGTACTTCAGGGTGCATGTCTGCCATTGCAGGGTATTAGAGCTGCTGCAACCCTGCAGGGTACAGTACAGCCTGCCGCCCCTGTGGGGTCTTCTGGAGTGTTTGTAACCCTGCAGAGGGCAGTACTGCCTGTGGCCACTGGGGGACTGGTGCTGCTGTAACCCTGCAGGGTACAGTACTGCTTGCTGCCACCAGGGGACTGGAGTTGCTGCAGGGCACAGTACTGGCTgctgccatggggagggggatggagcgcCTCCAGCAGTGTGCAGTACCACCTACTGCCACTAGGTGGGACGCAGCTAGCAGGGGGAGGAGGCATGGATCAGGGAATGCATGTTCTGGGGAGCTATTTCACCTCAGCCTCAAAGAGCCAGGGGTAGGCTGTTTGTACATGCTTCCTGCTGCCTCCACTCATGCTTGTTCTCACCACTGGAGGTCATCAGCCCAAGGACAGAGAGATTATTTTCCCTTTGTGTATGTCTCTCCCCAGCTGTGGAATGGACACCCACCCGCACACGGGCTGTTGTGGGCACCATGTATGGATACTGCTACACGATCGGGCAGTTCATTCTGGCTGGGGTGGCTTACGCTATCCCCAACTGGCGCTGGCTGCAGCTTGTGGTGTCTTTGCCCTATTTCATCTGCTTCATCTACTCCTGGTAGGTTAGCTCACCCTTATCCTTTCTGATCCATTCCTCTTCCATCGTGCTTTTCTCACTGGATGCAGGAATGAGACAAACTTTAAGCAAGTAGAATAAACAAATCTCTTATCCTGGTTCTCATACTCTTGCCTCTCGATTACTGCATCATCCTCTTCTCCGGCCTTGGCAAATGCAATCTTGCTCCATTTACATCCATTCAAAACACTCCTCCTAAGATCATTTCCCTGTCTCATGGCTTTGTCCATGTCACCTCTCTCTTTGCagccctccactggctccctgttCTTCATCACATCATACATAAACTACTCATCTTCACTTTCAAAGCCCTTCATACCCTACTGCACCGTACCTATCTCATCTGTCATCCACTAGCACTATGCCAactcccaactcccattggcccaTGATGCCTGCCTCCGTCGCCCGcttgctaaattttcaaacaagcacctttgtgctttctaccatgctgcccctcatgcctgGGAGGAGTTCCCCTGTAAACATCGGCAAAGGTATCTCATTGTCCTTCTTCAAATCCTTCTTCAAACTCTCCTTTAATGTGAGGCTTACAAAAAAACCTGACGACAGTTAGGCTGTTGGTATGCAGAGACcattgcctatcatgctgaccaatattgtctcgctgtttccttgtgctcccctgtctgtatccacctgttgttgCTTGTCTTGTCCTTACATTATAAGCTGTTTGGGCcagtgactgtctttttgttcagtgccTGGGACAATGGGGTCCTGCCCCATGACTGGGCCTTGAGGACattatggcaatacaaataatgaacaaaGAACTATGAAAGCTGTGGATTTTCACACCTGGAATTGTTTCAGCAAACCAGGAAAATGGCGAGACTAAGAGGATAACATATGAATAGAGAGAGTTGAAGATTTGATGTCTTaaatttttttccatgaaaaatggcttttccccccccaaaattctgtttccttcaaaaattttcaacaaaaggaaacattttattttagttttcaggatgggggtggggggttgctgaAAAACAACCATTTATTTCTAAATTTGTAAATTTTTTGACacaacaaaaattttcatttcagtgttttggagctatttttttccactttcccccattttccagtggaaaatgaagacaaaaggaaataaaagagaggaaataatttttttaaaaaacccctcCCAAAATGCagacaaaatgaaaacttttgttttgctgaaaaaaatttaaaatattgtgaaaaaTTTCCAATGAAACCAAAGCTACTCCACCCATAATGTCACTACTCAGTAATATGAGGAACTGACCTATCATAGGTATTTATCTGGCACCCACCACCATGGTATCTAGGCACATCACAacgtttaatatatttatcctcacagctaGAGCTGGCTGGCAAAAAAATATGAGAGTTTTTGAGACTTTGAAACATTTTCCCATCCTGAATCTGGCCAAAAGTCAAAATCAGGAAAACTTTTGTGAATTGAtaatctgaaaaaatattttggtcgGGTCagctgaaatgtttccttttgataattttgaaatttttcttttgATCTGGAGCTTGTttattttttaccctttttttaagtgtaaatgatcaaaaattttgaaacaaaattgttGAAACTTTTAATTTTGATAAAGGTcaaatttttaaactttttccattttttttttttaaatcaagagctTCATTGAAACTGACCTTTCCCTGcaaacagtttcagtttggaCAAATCcgcatttttcaatggaaaaatatttcagcaGAAAAGTGCCAACCAGCTGTAACCAAAGCAACCTTCTGAGGGagagcagtgctattatcctATTGTACAGATGAGGGGATTCAGACACAGAGACAAACTAAGTGACTTGCAAccgtcacacaggaagtctgcaggggagcagggaattgaagccaggtctcAGCTATCACCCTAACCATCCTTCCATCCTGATGCATGCCAAGGTGcagtaccatctgctgccactggGCAGTCTCCTAGTGGGACTGGAGCTTCAGGTTGCAGTAACACTTGGCTGTCACGAGGGGGCTGCTGGTAGCAGGGGGAGGAGATAAAGCAGCGAATGCAGGTTCCACTGCGGCTATTCCACAACATGCTCCAAAGCAGAGAATGCAGGTTCCACTGAGGCTATTCCACAACATGCTCCCTTCTGCTTCTGTCACTGCTTGTGCCCTGCACTGGCTTTGGGCACTGCCCCTAGTGTAGAAGTACTGCACCGTGCTCCAGTGGGGCTGATCCCAGTGCAACAAGAGCAATGCGCGTGTTCTTTGCAGTTGTGTtttcaattcttctgctacccaGGTGGTTCGCGGAGTCCGCCCGATGGCTGGTGATAGCTGGCAGACCTGACGAGGCAGTGAAGCAGCTCAAGAGAGTGGCCAGGATAAACCGGAAGAAGGAAGAAGGAAACAAACTCAACATAGAGGTAAGACTGGATCTCAGAGAGGCTGAGCGCTCCCACCAACTCCAGCGGCTGATATAGGCACGTGGGACAAGCAGATATAAATCAGCATGGCTGCACTCGTGTCATTGGGACTCTGCACATGTACACTAGTGGTGCAACTGGCTTTAGCGCTCCCTGAGCAATGGTATTCTCACCATGGTCTGACTTCTTTCTCGTACAATGGGATTCCCATATGTACAAGGTATCTTCTATCAATCTCTCTACCTATAGCCGTACATACATAACCACCTATCCAGCCATCTATGTATCCATCTCTAGACATAAACACACATCTTTTATAAATGTATATTCATACACATAATATCTCTATTCATCTCCATCTATCTATCTGTTATCCCCACACACGTCTCTctagccatccatccatccccatacaaatGTTTCTATACATTCaactatccatccatccccatgcacACCCTTCTATctagccatccatccatcccttccTAGACGTACACGTTATTTTGTCTGCACTGAGGCCTGCTCTGAGACAAGAATTTTGGCACCACTGGATGATCCAGAATCTCATTCTCTCCCATTCCCCTGCTCTGTTTCCAGGCCTTTCCCACAATGGAGGCCCCATGCTGTTACCCAGaactctcttctctccccaggtCTTGAGATCCAACATGCAGAAAGAAATAGCCTCTACAAAAAGCAGCTATACCTTCATTGACCTGGTGCGGACCCCTGTTGTACGCCGGAtctccttctgcctctgcttTGTATGGTTAGTCGGCTCTTGTGATTGCACAAAGCAGAAGCTGAAACAATGATATGAAGCAGCCTGCAGCAAGTAAACCAGGCTTGACAATTTGCTGAGGAACggggcaaataatggattttttgacCTGCAGGCAATTccaaaaaatcagtaaaaaatcattttgggttgaacagaaaaccatttttttcttaatttttgactaatcaaaaagttgaaaaaatcaaatgaaacattttgttttgatttcaaatattttaagattttttaaaaataaaattaaagaaatgttTGAGACAATGATTCATTTTGaactaaaactgaaaatatttagatttttttttatttttgtttttgttttggggtgcttttttttaacctgaaacaattcagcaaaagGAACATGAATTCCCTAAACATTTTGATGTCGCTGAGTCTGCATTTTGAGCTGAAAAAAGTTTTAGATGAAAAGTTTTGTTCAGCTCTACTAAGCCCCACTGATGCTCCACTTCACCCCAGGGCATGTCAGTGACAGCCAATTTCAATCGGCATGACAGTCAATTTCACCTTGATTGAATATCCCACTAGATCACAATGCAGTATGTTATAGCTAGACTTCGGTAAATCCCACCTGGGGAGACAGCATGTAGAGAAAACCAACAGGAGGCACTTCTACCCAGAAGCAGGCTTAggacccaagagtcctggctcctagtctCCTGTTCCTACTACTAGGACAAAAGTACAGAgttgggaaaagaacccaggagtccttggCACCTACACTGTCCTGTTCCAGCTATTGGACCCCTTTCCTCTCTGAAGAGCTAACAACAGAGCAAAGTCCcctcttgctctaaccactaggcgcCACCCTTCTTCcaaagctggaaatagaacccaggaatcctggctcccagctgctccccagtCTAACTCACTAGACCCTAATCCCCTCACACAGCCATGAACAGAACACAGTGCAGTCTACCCACTAGACTACACTGCCACCCAAAAGCTGTGaagagaacccaggggtccttACTCTAACCACTAAACACATTTGCAGGGCCTATTGCTGAAAGGGAACATGCTTGTAACAAATAAACTCAATGATAAGGACCCTCTAAGTATCAATACCTGTCTGCTTCATTCCAGGTTCTCCACAAGCTTTGCCTATTATGGGTTGGCCATGGACCTGCAGAATTTCGGTGTCAATATCTTCTTGATCCAGATGGTCTTTGGAGCTGTTGATTTCCCAGCGAAGTTCATCTCAGTCCTCACAATCAGCTTCATCGGGCGCCGGTTCACACAGGCATTGACCCTCATCCTGGCTGGACTCTCTATCCTAGCCAACATCTTTGTCCCACAAGGTGGTTACTTGGTGCCCTGGATTTTCAGGGTTAGATCCAGAAGTGTTCAAGCCTttgtcaaaccaaaggtccaaaACCTGGCTAATATGGTCGGCTGCagggagaagagccaggagagtGGTCCATAAGGGCTAATGGGGCTCAAGCCAACCGATACGTCACAGCTGTGTTCTGTGGCTGAGGCCCTGCCGGGTACAGAACCACCTTCTGCAGCCAGGGATTGAAGCAGCTGACACGTGTTTATGACACCAGTTGCCATGGCACTTCCCCATGAAGCAACCTGAGAGACATATTCAGCCTGACCCAGGCTGGCCTGTTGCAAGATGGTTGCGAAGTGGATGAGCCGCTGTCTGGGAGGGGTAACAGACACAGTTTCACAAACAAAGCTGGGTGGATGGTTATTAGTATTTAATCATTGGGtaaggtgctgcacagaccccagatGACATCAGGGCCCAATTGTGCCAAGCCCTAAAGGGAGatacaggccctgccccaaagagctcacaatctaaatagacgcAACACAGAAAGGAATATCACTCTTATTTCTagatggcaaactgaggcacagatcctcagctggtgtaaattagcccagtcccattgatttcttgCCCCTTTTGGCTTTAATGGAGCACCTGTGGATTtggctccattgactccaatggagttacAGCCAATTTGTAccggctggggatctggccccattgactccagtgcagctatgctgatttacaccagttggggatctgaccccattgactccagtgcagctacactgatttacactggctgggGATCTGACCCCATCGGCACCAGTGCAGCTACGCCGATTTACAccggctggggatctggccccattgactccagtgcagctacgctgatttacaccggctggggatctggccccatcgGCACCAGTGGCGCCATCCCATTAGCTCCTGACCCTTCTTGAGCATGTCAGCCTTTTCCCATGTGCTAACCCCTCCTCCACTGTGTGCTTCTCCCAAGATCTGAAGACCCTGCGCACCGTTCTGGCTGTCTTTGGAAAAGGCAGTCTCGCTGCCTCCTTTAACTGTGTCTACCTCTACACGAGTGAGCTGTACCCCACAGTGATTAGGTAGGTGGAAAAACCTCAGAGAGTGCAGCTCAAACTTCACATGCAGCCCCGCGGAACAGCAAAACCAGAGCCAAGTGACTAGTGACTAGAGTTGGTCgggaatttttcatcaaaatgtagTTTTCTGACGGAAAAAGCTATTTCATCAAAGCCAAAGCTTTTCACAGGAAAGGGCTGTTTAGAaaaaagtgggggaagggggaggaaggttGGATATTACATTTGCAAAacgaaaatttcagtttttctggCTGGAAACAACTTTGTGTTTTGGAATCTGTATTAAAAAACAGCAACCCCTTTTTTGTACTAATTCATAATGTTCGAAATCGAAACAAAATGATGTGATGGACCCAAACCAGGATTTTTGTATACTGTTGAATTCCCaaaattttttgaaatttcaatatTTCATCCAGATTCAGAACGGGGAAAatgtttgaaatctcaaaatttatcatgggacaggaaaacaatttcccaaccagctctactaatgATTTTGGGCACTTCGGATTTTAGGAGATGCCCACGTTAGGACACCACCGcaactgggtctgattctctgcaGTTACTGAGGATGTGCCATCTGAAAAGTGAGGGCCCTCTGAGGCATCTCAATCTAGTCACCCAAAATTGCCCTTCTAGGAAATAGGAATTGCCACATCAGATCAAAGATCTAGCTAGCCCAGTCCCagctgcaagaaaccctgcaCTTGTGTGGTAACCTGCCCCAAGGAAAGTTCCTATTTGTTATGTTAGCACCTAGAGACCACACCAGAGCCCCATGGTGCCAactgctgcacagaccctgactgagatcGGGTCCCCATAGTACCAGGCACTCCACAGATCCCGAGTAAAATCAGGGCCCCCATTGTATGAGGCACTGCACAAACCCAAattgagatcagggctccattgtgctaggcgctgcacagaccccaactaagatcagggccccattgtgccaggtgctgcacagaccccaactgagatcagggccccattgtgccaggtgctgcacagaccccaactgagatcagggccccattgtgccaggcgctgcacagaccccaactgagatcagggccccattgtaccaggtgctgcccagacacagtgaCAGCAGTCTCTGCTCCTCACAATCataatagacaagacagactgaGGGTGTGAGGGGAAAGAAATGAAcggagagaggaagtgacttgcccaaggccatgcagTGCGTCggtggcagagcaaggaaaagaacccaggtgtcctgactctgTAGTCACTCTACTAGTCCACAGGGCCTAGCTGAGAGGTACTGCTTGGCTTATTGCCCGTGAGCTCCTTAGCCCAGATTTTTCTCATCACTGTGGCTTATGCTAATAGCTCTGTTTGTTATGATTTCAAATTCACAGGCAGACCGGCATGGGTTTGAGCAACACCATGGCACGCCTGGGCAGCATCACTGCCCCATTGGTGAAGATGTTGGAGGAATACGTTCCCTTCCTGCCACTGATCATTTATGGAGCTGCCCCAATCATCTCCGGCATTGCAGCGACCTTCCTGCCAGAGACGCTCAACGTGCCATTGCCTGAGACCATAACGGAGGTGGAGACACGGTTAGTAGAATCTACTGGGAGGCAAGAACAGTCGCCATGATGCACCATGTGGGGGCTTTGTGATATAGACATGGGTCCactgagatagagagagagagcacaaacaaGAAGTGATAGGCATGATTAGATAGATAATCtgatcccattgactccagtgtaGCTATGGCTGGTTTACACCAGGTGGGATCTGGCCCCTTAGCTCCAAGCATGTTTTAAGCCAAGTACATCTCTTGATGCTTGTATAAATGTTAATATTTACCGATATTCTTTTTCATTGAGACCCAGGCATCTGAGAggtgaagaacaacagatgaaGATCCTTCTGAAACCCACCATGCCAGACCCAGCCAAGGAAGCCAgttaaggaaagaaaaatgagcaACTGTTGTAGGgtctatgggtaaaattttcaaaagtgcctaagtgtcTTAGGAGCCTATGTTCCATTTTCACcagtgacttagccactcccatgAGAGACAGATGCCTCATCTTCCTGGGCAtgtctgaaaatcccactgggcactTATCTGAATCTCTTGGCAccaaaacacctttgaaaatgtggctcccAATCACTTTTGAAAGAGGGGGCTTAGGCATGTTTGAAGACTCTCCCCTATCTCTTTTACTGTTTTAATCATGCCAGAAGTATTATGCAGGCATCAGTGACAACTCCATAGGGGATGAATTTTGCACTTGATGCAGGGAATCAACCTCTTCAGACAGCATGTTGACCTCCAAGTCACAGCAAGAATTTATACCATGGGACCTGCTGGTGTGCAAGGTGGGGGACACGACTCAATTACTCTATGTAGCTCCTCCATGTAGTTCCAAACCTGCTGTTACACTCTGCTGGGATCCAACATATTGTACCCAACAGCTCAGCAAATacttttgggccagatcctcagcaagtGTTAATCCATGTAGTTGAGGATTAGCCCACTATTGCAGGACAGTCACGTGGTGGCAATTCTTAAGGGAATTCTGTAAGAATAATTATAGAAATGGTGGCAGAAtataggaactgccagactgaTCACAGCCAAGGTCCATGGAGTCTCTCTGACAGCGGTCAGCAatagatgcctcagaggaaggtgtgAGAACCCTGAAGTGGGCAGATATGTCATAATCTCCCCGCCATCAAGTCTCACTTTATCTTAAACAGTCATTAAAATTGGgcaaaaatggatttttcagcTCACTCACAATTTGGAAAAATCAAGGGAAAAACACGATTTGGCTGAAAATGAAATTGttcaaaattttcagcaaa from Eretmochelys imbricata isolate rEreImb1 chromosome 7, rEreImb1.hap1, whole genome shotgun sequence encodes:
- the LOC144267453 gene encoding solute carrier family 22 member 6-A-like: MSFAELLDHVGGMGRFQIIYTILLAIPVFMMASHNLLQNFTAAISAHHCHVHINISNTPYTNLTGKLAAKDLLRVSVPMDSKQQPEKCHRFVTMQWQLLDSNATVTNLTELETEPCADGWVYDKSIFTSTIITEWDLVCDSRQLKQMAQSIYMAGILAGGIIFGGLSDRFGRRSLLIWCYLQMAVTGTCTAFSPSFTAYCIFRFLTGMAFSGIVLNGVSLSVEWTPTRTRAVVGTMYGYCYTIGQFILAGVAYAIPNWRWLQLVVSLPYFICFIYSWWFAESARWLVIAGRPDEAVKQLKRVARINRKKEEGNKLNIEVLRSNMQKEIASTKSSYTFIDLVRTPVVRRISFCLCFVWFSTSFAYYGLAMDLQNFGVNIFLIQMVFGAVDFPAKFISVLTISFIGRRFTQALTLILAGLSILANIFVPQDLKTLRTVLAVFGKGSLAASFNCVYLYTSELYPTVIRQTGMGLSNTMARLGSITAPLVKMLEEYVPFLPLIIYGAAPIISGIAATFLPETLNVPLPETITEVETRPRHLRGEEQQMKILLKPTMPDPAKEAS